Proteins from one Planctomyces sp. SH-PL62 genomic window:
- a CDS encoding ABC transporter permease: MIARIARKEFTEMARDGRFRGAAVVVTILLLASLAMGWKHHRDVDAQHQEATRATRRQWLDQGSKNPHSAAHYGTYGFKPKPPLSLVDPGVDAYTGVAVWLEAHKQNEFKYRPAQDATAVARFGELSAAAVLQLLLPLLIILLAFPAFAGERDQGTLRQVLSLGVRPRDLALGKALGIAGVLGMLLVPAIVAGVLALGTAAGAGPLASELPRMATMAVGYLLYYGVFIGVAIAVSAWAGSARTALLVLLAFWIANGLIIPRLAVDVARRIHPTPSALSFGQAIDRELKQGVNAHDPSDPKALALKARVMKQYGVDRMEDLPVGFAGIALQEAEEHGYRVFDAHYAALWDSFARQDDVQRAAALGSPLLAVRSLSMAMAGTDPAQHRDFADAAERYRRVIIKEMNDDITEHGKAAGGEYIAGGDLWAKVPDFSYTAPGFGRVASRRWPDLAVLAGWCAASTILALVAVSRVRAS, translated from the coding sequence ATGATCGCCCGGATCGCCCGGAAAGAGTTCACCGAGATGGCGCGCGACGGCCGCTTCCGGGGGGCGGCCGTCGTCGTGACGATCCTGCTCCTGGCCTCGCTGGCGATGGGATGGAAGCATCACCGCGACGTGGACGCCCAGCACCAGGAGGCGACCCGGGCGACCCGCCGGCAGTGGCTGGACCAGGGGTCGAAGAATCCGCACTCGGCGGCCCACTATGGGACGTATGGGTTCAAGCCGAAGCCGCCGCTGTCGCTGGTGGACCCGGGGGTCGACGCCTACACCGGGGTCGCCGTCTGGCTTGAGGCGCACAAGCAGAACGAGTTCAAGTACCGACCCGCGCAGGACGCCACGGCCGTCGCCCGGTTCGGGGAGCTGAGCGCGGCGGCCGTGTTGCAACTGCTCCTCCCGCTCCTGATCATCCTGCTGGCGTTCCCCGCGTTCGCGGGCGAGCGCGACCAGGGGACGCTCCGCCAGGTCCTGAGCCTGGGGGTTCGGCCGCGAGACCTCGCGTTGGGCAAGGCCCTGGGGATCGCCGGCGTGCTCGGCATGCTCCTCGTCCCCGCGATCGTGGCGGGCGTGCTGGCGCTGGGGACGGCGGCCGGCGCCGGGCCGCTGGCGTCTGAGCTGCCCCGCATGGCGACGATGGCCGTCGGCTACCTGCTCTACTACGGGGTGTTCATCGGCGTCGCGATCGCCGTGTCGGCCTGGGCGGGCTCGGCGCGTACGGCGCTGCTCGTCCTGCTCGCCTTCTGGATCGCCAACGGCCTGATCATCCCCCGGCTGGCCGTCGACGTCGCCAGGAGGATTCACCCGACGCCGTCGGCCCTGAGCTTCGGCCAGGCGATCGACCGCGAGCTCAAGCAAGGCGTGAACGCCCACGACCCGTCGGACCCCAAAGCCCTCGCGCTCAAAGCCCGGGTGATGAAGCAATACGGGGTCGACCGCATGGAGGACCTGCCGGTGGGCTTCGCCGGGATCGCCTTGCAGGAGGCGGAAGAGCACGGATATCGCGTCTTCGACGCCCATTACGCGGCGCTCTGGGATTCGTTCGCGCGGCAGGACGACGTCCAGCGCGCGGCGGCCCTGGGGTCCCCCCTGCTCGCCGTGAGGTCGCTCTCGATGGCGATGGCGGGGACCGACCCGGCCCAGCATCGCGACTTCGCCGACGCCGCCGAGCGCTATCGGCGGGTGATCATCAAGGAGATGAACGACGACATCACCGAGCACGGGAAAGCGGCCGGGGGCGAATACATCGCCGGGGGAGACCTCTGGGCCAAGGTCCCCGACTTCAGCTACACCGCCCCCGGATTCGGCCGGGTCGCGTCGCGGCGCTGGCCCGACCTGGCGGTCCTGGCGGGCTGGTGCGCGGCGTCGACGATCCTGGCGCTGGTCGCGGTCTCCCGCGTCCGGGCGTCCTAA
- a CDS encoding alpha/beta hydrolase family protein — MRPFSSPATTSRIALWGLTILAGLVASASARADGPRPDPGYRTIGPPIAGTSLLDRPGDLADQLVAGADRFLLRMIDESKAGRASHWKRDVSSADAYAKSIEPNRRRLAHILGVRDPRVPFDFPDRVQGEGHASFKGDGLEIHSVRWPVIGDVTGEGLLIIPRPEGRSRSVVVVLPDADQTPEQLAGLAPGLPPERQVARRLAESGATVFSPVLIDRAVAPRMGGVKLTSREFLHRPAFVMGRTLIGYEVQKVLALVDHLAAEDAKNPDSKRRIGVFGYGEGGGVALAAAALDPRIDAACVSGYFDDRDDVWRQPLDRNVFGLLDQFGDAELASMVAPRPLVVEASAAPAFVYEPGQGGAPGRIASPKLETVRAEAERARKLVEGLAPSSALSVVVSGDDGQGPFGGEPALAALLAALEPGRTLAPVGPPLQVPAGSAGDPAARQARQLHEIDRHTQQLLVDGADVRREFMKDLDTRSIEAYAKSVEPYRERFATETIGRFDVEPLPPNVQSRQIFDEPTFTGYEVVMDVFPDLFASGILLVPKGIKEGERRPVVVCQHGLEGRPTDLADPNVENPAYHKFAVRLTERGFITFSPQNLYLFEDRFRTLQRKANPLGKTLFSMIVPQHRQITEWLKTLPQADPARIGFYGLSYGGKSAMRIPPLVENYRLSICSADFNEWVWKNASTRSPYSYVRTMEYEIFEFDLGSTFNYAEMAALIAPRPFMVERGHYDGVSSDEAVAYEFAKVFNLYDARLKIGDRCEIEVFDGPHTINGRGTFRFLHRHLNHPEPE, encoded by the coding sequence ATGCGACCTTTCAGCAGTCCCGCGACAACGTCCCGCATCGCCCTCTGGGGCCTGACAATCCTCGCGGGGCTCGTCGCCTCGGCGTCCGCGCGGGCCGACGGGCCGAGGCCGGACCCGGGGTACAGGACGATCGGACCGCCGATCGCCGGGACGAGCCTGCTCGATCGGCCCGGGGATCTCGCCGATCAGCTCGTCGCGGGGGCCGACCGCTTCCTGCTCCGCATGATCGACGAATCGAAGGCCGGGCGGGCCTCGCACTGGAAGCGCGACGTCTCCTCGGCCGACGCCTACGCGAAGTCGATCGAGCCCAACCGCAGGCGGCTGGCGCACATCCTGGGCGTCCGCGACCCTCGCGTCCCCTTCGACTTCCCCGACCGGGTCCAGGGCGAGGGTCATGCGTCGTTCAAGGGCGACGGGCTCGAAATCCACTCCGTCCGGTGGCCGGTGATCGGCGACGTGACGGGTGAAGGCTTGCTGATCATTCCCAGGCCGGAAGGCCGATCGAGGAGCGTGGTCGTCGTCCTCCCCGACGCCGACCAGACGCCCGAGCAGCTCGCCGGGTTGGCCCCCGGACTGCCGCCGGAACGGCAGGTCGCCAGGCGCCTCGCAGAGAGCGGGGCGACCGTCTTCTCGCCCGTGCTGATCGACCGCGCCGTCGCCCCTCGCATGGGGGGGGTGAAGCTGACCAGCCGCGAGTTCCTCCATCGCCCCGCCTTCGTGATGGGGCGGACCCTGATCGGCTACGAGGTCCAGAAGGTCCTGGCGCTCGTGGACCATCTGGCCGCCGAGGACGCGAAGAATCCCGACTCGAAGCGACGGATCGGCGTCTTCGGATACGGCGAAGGGGGGGGCGTCGCGCTCGCCGCCGCGGCCCTCGACCCCAGGATCGACGCCGCCTGCGTGAGCGGCTATTTCGACGACCGCGACGACGTCTGGCGGCAGCCCCTCGATCGCAACGTCTTCGGGCTCCTCGACCAGTTCGGCGACGCCGAACTCGCCTCGATGGTCGCGCCCCGGCCGCTCGTCGTCGAGGCGTCGGCGGCGCCCGCGTTCGTCTATGAGCCGGGGCAGGGGGGGGCGCCGGGGCGGATCGCCTCGCCGAAGCTCGAAACCGTCCGGGCGGAAGCCGAGCGGGCCCGCAAGCTGGTCGAGGGCCTCGCCCCGTCCTCCGCCCTCTCCGTCGTCGTCAGCGGCGACGACGGCCAGGGGCCGTTCGGCGGCGAACCCGCCCTCGCCGCGCTGCTGGCCGCGCTCGAACCGGGCCGCACGCTCGCGCCGGTCGGCCCGCCCCTCCAGGTCCCGGCCGGATCCGCGGGCGACCCCGCCGCCCGCCAGGCGCGGCAGCTCCACGAGATCGACCGTCACACGCAGCAGCTCCTCGTCGACGGAGCCGACGTGCGGCGGGAGTTCATGAAGGACCTCGACACCCGCTCGATCGAGGCCTACGCAAAGTCGGTCGAACCGTATCGCGAGCGGTTCGCGACCGAGACGATCGGCCGGTTCGACGTCGAGCCGCTGCCGCCGAACGTCCAGTCCCGCCAGATCTTCGACGAGCCGACGTTCACCGGCTACGAGGTGGTCATGGACGTCTTCCCCGACCTCTTCGCATCGGGAATCCTCCTGGTCCCGAAGGGGATCAAGGAGGGGGAGAGGCGCCCGGTGGTGGTCTGCCAGCACGGCCTGGAAGGGCGGCCGACGGACCTCGCCGACCCGAACGTCGAGAACCCGGCCTACCACAAGTTCGCCGTCCGGCTGACGGAACGGGGCTTCATCACGTTTTCACCCCAGAACCTGTACCTCTTCGAGGATCGGTTCCGCACCCTCCAGCGCAAGGCGAACCCGCTCGGCAAGACCCTGTTCTCGATGATCGTCCCCCAGCATCGTCAGATCACGGAATGGCTCAAGACGCTGCCGCAGGCCGACCCGGCTCGGATCGGCTTCTACGGCCTGAGCTACGGCGGGAAGTCGGCCATGCGGATCCCGCCGCTCGTCGAGAACTACCGCCTCTCCATCTGCTCGGCCGACTTCAACGAATGGGTCTGGAAGAACGCCTCCACGCGCAGCCCCTACAGCTACGTGCGCACCATGGAGTACGAGATCTTCGAGTTCGACCTGGGGAGCACGTTCAACTACGCGGAGATGGCGGCCCTGATCGCCCCTCGCCCGTTCATGGTCGAGCGCGGCCATTACGACGGGGTGTCGTCCGACGAGGCCGTGGCGTACGAATTCGCCAAGGTCTTCAACCTCTACGACGCCCGGCTCAAGATCGGCGACCGCTGCGAGATAGAAGTCTTCGACGGCCCCCACACGATCAACGGCCGGGGGACGTTCCGGTTCCTGCA
- a CDS encoding fumarylacetoacetate hydrolase family protein, with translation MRFVTVETDRGPRACGVRNEGYVDLNAADPGLPASVKAILALGPDGVRRAAEATAKAATTIDPATVRLLPPIPDPQKVLCIGLNYRDHAIESGAEIPAEPVLFSKYPNTLIAHGEPIVLPPESAEVDFEAELVVVIGRGGRRIPRERALEHVGGYMPGHDVSARDWQLNKPAKQWTAGKTFDTFAPTGPALTSADEIPDPQALGIRLRLNGETMQDSSTAQFIFGVAEVVSYLSNIMTLAPGDLIFTGTPPGVGMARKPPRWLKPGDVAEVEIDGLGTLQNPVVAESR, from the coding sequence GTGCGCTTCGTCACCGTCGAGACCGATCGAGGGCCGCGCGCCTGCGGCGTCAGGAATGAAGGCTACGTCGACCTGAACGCGGCCGACCCCGGCCTCCCCGCGAGCGTGAAGGCCATCCTCGCCCTGGGACCGGACGGCGTCCGCCGGGCCGCCGAGGCGACCGCGAAGGCCGCGACGACGATCGACCCGGCGACGGTCAGGCTGCTCCCGCCGATCCCGGACCCCCAGAAGGTCCTCTGCATCGGCCTGAACTACCGCGACCACGCCATCGAGAGCGGCGCGGAGATCCCCGCCGAGCCGGTCCTGTTCAGCAAGTACCCCAACACGCTGATCGCCCACGGCGAGCCGATCGTCCTCCCCCCGGAAAGCGCCGAGGTCGACTTCGAGGCCGAGCTGGTCGTCGTGATCGGCCGTGGCGGCCGCCGCATCCCCCGCGAGCGGGCGCTGGAGCACGTCGGCGGCTACATGCCCGGCCATGACGTCTCGGCCCGCGACTGGCAGCTCAACAAGCCCGCCAAGCAGTGGACCGCCGGCAAGACCTTCGACACCTTCGCCCCCACCGGCCCGGCGCTCACCTCGGCCGACGAGATCCCCGACCCCCAGGCCCTCGGCATCCGACTCCGGCTCAACGGCGAGACGATGCAGGACTCCTCGACCGCGCAGTTCATCTTCGGCGTGGCTGAGGTGGTCTCCTACCTCTCCAACATCATGACCCTCGCCCCCGGCGACCTCATCTTCACCGGGACCCCTCCCGGCGTCGGCATGGCGCGCAAGCCCCCCCGCTGGCTCAAGCCCGGCGACGTCGCCGAAGTCGAGATCGACGGCCTCGGCACCCTCCAGAACCCGGTCGTCGCCGAATCGCGGTGA
- a CDS encoding ABC transporter permease — protein MLSRIMRHDWRCLAADRTAWPLVALLGAFVAYGVYNGSAWVRFQRETLAAASQDEEQRLADLRRDAARADAGGETPVSFLDPRTPGVVAGSRGQRYAMAPPGPLAAMVVGQADLYPFYFKMTNRTKQTFITGDEIENPTNLLTGRFDLGFVVVYLFPLLILGLSYNLLSAEREQGTLAMTLSQPVGLSTLVLGKVLARAAVVMALAIGLSVAGGLLAGVDVRQEGVLARVGLWIGTVVAYGAFWFGLALAVNALGRRSATNAVVLVACWMALVVVAPALLNVVVTTLHPVPSRVELVQAIRDASADASAQGSVLLARYYEDHPELAPASSAPVPADFLVKLQAVQTSVDRTIEPVMARYDEQLARQQTLVDRLRFLTPAVAAQEALNDLSGTSLARHQDFLGQVDEYHRAWQEFFIPRIMRRERFAPEDFEAIPVFHFREQPLSAIAPRVAAALAGLTLPAAILALGGLASLRRYPITG, from the coding sequence ATGCTTTCTCGAATCATGCGACACGACTGGCGGTGCCTGGCCGCCGACCGGACCGCCTGGCCGCTCGTCGCGCTGCTCGGCGCGTTCGTGGCCTACGGCGTCTACAACGGTTCCGCCTGGGTCCGCTTCCAGCGGGAGACCCTCGCCGCGGCCTCCCAGGATGAGGAGCAACGCCTCGCCGACCTGCGCCGGGACGCCGCGCGGGCCGACGCCGGCGGCGAGACGCCCGTCTCGTTCCTCGACCCGCGCACGCCGGGGGTGGTCGCCGGCTCGCGGGGCCAGCGCTACGCCATGGCCCCGCCGGGGCCGCTGGCCGCGATGGTCGTCGGACAGGCGGACCTGTATCCGTTCTATTTCAAGATGACGAACCGCACCAAGCAGACCTTCATCACCGGCGACGAGATCGAGAACCCCACGAACCTGCTCACGGGCCGGTTCGATCTCGGGTTCGTGGTCGTCTACCTGTTCCCGCTGCTGATCCTGGGGCTATCCTACAACCTCCTGTCCGCCGAGCGCGAGCAGGGGACGCTGGCGATGACCCTCTCGCAGCCCGTCGGGCTTTCCACTCTGGTGCTCGGCAAGGTGCTGGCCCGCGCCGCGGTCGTCATGGCGCTGGCGATCGGCCTTTCGGTGGCGGGAGGCTTGCTCGCCGGGGTCGACGTGCGGCAGGAGGGAGTGCTCGCGCGGGTCGGCCTTTGGATCGGGACGGTCGTCGCTTACGGGGCTTTCTGGTTCGGCCTGGCGCTGGCCGTGAACGCGCTCGGGCGGAGGTCGGCGACCAACGCCGTCGTCCTGGTCGCGTGCTGGATGGCGCTGGTCGTCGTCGCCCCGGCGCTCCTCAACGTCGTGGTGACGACCCTGCATCCCGTCCCCTCCCGCGTCGAGCTGGTCCAGGCCATCCGCGACGCCTCGGCGGACGCGTCGGCCCAGGGGAGCGTCCTGCTGGCGAGGTATTATGAAGACCACCCCGAGCTTGCGCCGGCCTCGTCGGCGCCGGTCCCGGCCGACTTCCTGGTCAAGCTGCAGGCGGTGCAGACCTCGGTCGACCGGACCATCGAGCCGGTGATGGCCCGCTACGACGAGCAGCTCGCGCGGCAGCAGACGCTCGTCGATCGCCTGCGGTTCCTCACCCCGGCGGTCGCGGCCCAGGAGGCCCTGAACGACCTGAGCGGGACGAGCCTGGCGCGGCACCAGGATTTCCTCGGCCAGGTCGACGAATACCACCGCGCCTGGCAGGAGTTCTTCATCCCGAGGATCATGCGGCGGGAACGATTCGCCCCCGAGGACTTCGAGGCGATCCCCGTCTTCCACTTCCGCGAGCAGCCGCTCTCCGCGATCGCCCCGCGCGTCGCCGCCGCCCTGGCGGGGCTGACGCTCCCGGCCGCGATCCTGGCGCTCGGCGGCCTCGCCTCGCTCCGTCGCTATCCGATCACCGGCTGA
- a CDS encoding DUF1559 domain-containing protein translates to MAKRRGFTLIELLVVIAIIAVLIALLLPAVQAAREAARRIQCTNNLKQLGIALHNYHDSLGRLPYGAIVAQKGNYWYPTGEGGEHYRYSALAMLAPFLEQTPIFGALNFNHPIYLPDGSISPANSSLYATQISAFLCPSDTARVVQAGFAPANYMASAGDGMPGGSGMHNNPDGCFYYNSGVTFAAISDGLSQTAWMTESILGPGGFNVAAGTSINPREVMAQQPAVGITDLPPANLTLAECQSAAAGSSGYFNGQRGGSWAQGDFRHALYTHFLPPNSKTYDCLRGSDYAWKTGRSYHSGGVNVLFGDGTVRFVKDSIAPTTWAALGTRAGGEVVSSDSF, encoded by the coding sequence ATGGCAAAGCGTCGCGGTTTTACGCTGATCGAGCTGCTGGTGGTGATCGCGATCATCGCGGTCCTGATCGCCCTCCTGCTCCCCGCCGTGCAGGCGGCGCGGGAGGCGGCCCGGCGGATCCAGTGCACCAACAATTTGAAGCAGTTGGGGATCGCGCTGCACAACTATCATGATTCCCTGGGGCGCCTGCCCTACGGGGCCATCGTGGCGCAGAAGGGGAATTACTGGTATCCGACCGGCGAGGGGGGCGAGCATTACCGCTACTCGGCGCTGGCGATGCTGGCCCCGTTCCTGGAGCAGACGCCCATCTTCGGGGCGTTGAATTTCAACCATCCGATCTACCTGCCCGACGGCAGCATCTCCCCGGCGAACAGCAGCCTGTACGCCACGCAGATCTCGGCCTTCCTGTGCCCGAGCGATACCGCGCGGGTCGTCCAGGCGGGGTTCGCCCCGGCGAACTACATGGCGAGCGCCGGGGACGGGATGCCGGGGGGCTCGGGGATGCACAACAATCCCGACGGCTGCTTCTATTACAACTCCGGGGTGACCTTCGCGGCGATCTCGGACGGATTGAGCCAGACGGCCTGGATGACCGAGAGCATCCTGGGGCCGGGGGGGTTCAACGTCGCGGCCGGGACGTCGATCAACCCCAGGGAGGTGATGGCCCAGCAGCCGGCCGTCGGCATCACCGACCTCCCGCCCGCCAACCTGACGCTCGCCGAGTGCCAGTCGGCCGCGGCCGGCTCGTCCGGCTATTTCAACGGCCAGCGCGGGGGCAGTTGGGCGCAGGGGGACTTCCGCCACGCGCTGTATACGCATTTCCTGCCGCCCAACTCGAAGACGTACGACTGCCTGCGGGGGAGCGATTACGCCTGGAAGACGGGGCGCAGCTACCACAGCGGGGGCGTCAACGTCCTCTTCGGCGACGGCACCGTGAGGTTCGTCAAGGATTCCATCGCCCCCACGACCTGGGCGGCGCTCGGCACCCGCGCCGGCGGCGAGGTCGTGTCGTCGGATTCGTTCTGA
- a CDS encoding ABC transporter ATP-binding protein encodes MLEAVGLSKSYNGTVALEALDLKIEPGEVFCLLGANGAGKTTTINLFLNFVPRTSGVARINGLDVAENPLETKRFLAYIPEQVMLYGNLSGVENLDYFAALSGKGPYSDAQIRAFLADAGLPDEAADRRVSTYSKGMRQKVGIAVALAKGANVLLLDEPTSGLDPKASNEFSVLLKRMSDAGTAILMATHDLFRAKESGTRVGIMKHGRLVETLKTGAVDHADLERIYLEHMKD; translated from the coding sequence ATGCTCGAAGCCGTCGGCCTCTCGAAGTCTTACAACGGCACCGTCGCCCTGGAGGCGCTTGACCTCAAGATCGAGCCGGGCGAGGTCTTCTGCCTGCTCGGCGCCAACGGGGCCGGCAAGACGACCACGATCAACCTATTCCTGAACTTCGTGCCGAGGACGTCCGGCGTGGCCCGGATCAACGGCCTGGACGTGGCCGAAAATCCGCTGGAGACCAAGCGGTTCCTGGCCTACATCCCCGAGCAGGTGATGCTGTACGGCAATCTCTCGGGCGTGGAGAACCTGGACTACTTCGCCGCGCTCTCCGGGAAGGGGCCGTATTCCGACGCGCAGATCCGCGCGTTCCTCGCCGACGCCGGCCTGCCCGACGAGGCGGCCGACCGTCGCGTCTCGACTTATTCCAAGGGGATGCGCCAGAAGGTCGGGATCGCCGTGGCCCTGGCCAAGGGGGCGAACGTGCTGCTGCTCGACGAGCCCACGTCCGGCCTCGACCCCAAGGCGTCCAACGAATTCTCGGTCCTGCTCAAGCGGATGAGCGACGCCGGCACGGCGATCCTCATGGCGACCCACGACCTGTTCCGCGCCAAGGAATCCGGGACGAGGGTCGGGATCATGAAGCACGGCCGGCTCGTCGAGACCCTGAAGACGGGGGCCGTCGATCACGCCGACCTGGAACGGATCTACCTGGAACACATGAAAGACTGA